A window from Acidimicrobiales bacterium encodes these proteins:
- a CDS encoding HEAT repeat domain-containing protein produces the protein MSDTHDQAGPAGAAPVARTLADHLARRRGAALAGHRGDSATARSYLHDPDPAVRATALGALVRTGDLHVDELVAALIDPVSTVRRRAVEEAAAHHVGDPEVDAAVLALLDDPDATVVETAAFACGERTPPGAVDRLAALATGHDDALCREAAVAALGAIGDPAGLPAILAATHDKATVRRRAVIALAPFDGPEVDDALQRAASDRDWQVRQAAEDLTA, from the coding sequence ATGTCCGACACCCACGACCAGGCGGGGCCGGCCGGGGCCGCCCCGGTCGCACGGACGCTAGCCGACCACCTGGCGCGCCGACGGGGGGCCGCGCTGGCCGGCCACCGCGGCGACAGCGCCACGGCCCGCTCGTACCTCCACGACCCCGACCCCGCGGTGCGCGCCACGGCGCTCGGCGCGCTCGTGCGCACCGGCGACCTCCACGTCGACGAGCTCGTCGCCGCACTGATCGACCCGGTGAGCACCGTCCGCCGGCGGGCCGTCGAGGAGGCGGCCGCCCACCACGTCGGCGACCCCGAGGTCGACGCCGCCGTCCTCGCCCTGCTCGACGACCCCGACGCCACCGTCGTCGAGACGGCGGCCTTCGCGTGCGGTGAGCGCACCCCGCCCGGTGCCGTCGACCGGCTGGCCGCCCTCGCCACCGGCCACGACGACGCCCTCTGCCGCGAAGCGGCTGTCGCTGCCCTCGGCGCCATCGGCGATCCCGCCGGCCTCCCCGCCATCCTGGCGGCCACCCACGACAAGGCGACCGTGCGCCGCCGGGCCGTCATCGCCCTCGCCCCCTTCGACGGCCCCGAGGTCGACGACGCCCTCCAGCGGGCGGCGTCGGACCGCGACTGGCAGGTGCGCCAGGCCGCCGAGGACCTCACCGCCTGA